From a single Sulfolobus sp. E5-1-F genomic region:
- a CDS encoding winged helix-turn-helix domain-containing protein yields the protein MALKFNKRKRTQFEIIYDILNAVVHERVLKTRLIYKANISYNIAEKYLPLVEKLGLIRKDDKFYYITSKGLEFHKILEEYSKKADELKKLLEVLEKEIH from the coding sequence ATGGCTCTTAAGTTTAACAAGAGAAAGAGAACACAATTTGAAATCATTTACGATATATTAAACGCGGTAGTTCATGAGCGAGTATTGAAGACTAGGCTAATCTATAAAGCCAACATAAGCTACAATATTGCAGAAAAATATTTGCCACTTGTAGAGAAATTAGGATTAATCAGAAAAGATGATAAGTTCTATTATATTACAAGTAAAGGCCTTGAATTCCATAAAATATTAGAGGAGTATAGTAAAAAGGCCGATGAGCTTAAGAAATTATTGGAAGTTTTAGAAAAGGAAATACATTAA
- a CDS encoding S26 family signal peptidase: MIKLIAIFLVSLFLVSIIFSVISQMIYHLPYGWNIEATNSMYPLLKPGDLVFVFPIMGKLSPGEIIAYKPPFLNYYVVHEIINVTSNGYIVKGINNPTSDPWIVKSSWIKGFVPEIFGQPIIIPYVGNLIGLIRGTTGYIVAMIVIFVIYGISEVYDRNQVVLTVRRRNRRKVADPKTFAIAFIVLSFITFMILFSPHVIFTEIMWNSVPNAPLIPRQFSNNLGAVPPYSTIPITLNVNYHPFLLKIPLIILHSPSLKLQNVSLNLIFLLYTFSPGLHSEVVSIEILLELLPPQILNFLFILNPILPLIAESVEMSIVVGAVVYIIINKLS, translated from the coding sequence GTGATCAAACTAATAGCAATATTTTTAGTTTCTCTCTTTCTTGTTAGTATAATATTTTCTGTAATTTCGCAAATGATATATCATCTACCATATGGTTGGAATATTGAGGCAACAAATTCTATGTATCCTTTACTGAAGCCTGGAGATCTAGTTTTTGTTTTTCCCATTATGGGAAAGCTTTCTCCTGGTGAGATAATAGCATATAAACCGCCTTTCTTAAACTATTACGTAGTTCATGAAATCATTAACGTAACCAGTAATGGATACATCGTCAAGGGAATAAATAACCCTACTTCAGATCCTTGGATCGTAAAATCCTCATGGATTAAGGGATTTGTGCCAGAAATATTTGGACAGCCCATAATTATTCCTTACGTGGGCAATTTAATAGGTCTAATAAGGGGAACAACGGGCTATATAGTAGCCATGATAGTAATTTTTGTCATATATGGTATCAGTGAAGTATATGATAGAAATCAAGTAGTTCTAACAGTTAGAAGGAGAAATAGGAGGAAAGTAGCGGATCCTAAAACTTTTGCAATAGCGTTTATAGTCCTCTCTTTCATAACATTCATGATTCTCTTTTCCCCTCATGTTATATTTACGGAGATAATGTGGAACTCAGTACCAAATGCTCCATTAATACCTAGGCAATTCAGTAATAATTTGGGAGCTGTACCTCCATATTCAACAATCCCGATAACTCTTAACGTGAATTATCATCCTTTCTTATTAAAAATACCCTTGATAATTCTACATTCACCTAGCCTCAAATTACAAAATGTATCTCTCAATCTAATCTTTCTCCTTTACACTTTCTCTCCAGGTTTACACTCTGAGGTAGTAAGTATTGAAATATTGCTTGAACTCTTACCTCCTCAAATACTTAACTTTTTATTCATACTAAATCCAATATTACCCTTAATTGCTGAAAGTGTTGAAATGAGCATAGTAGTGGGTGCGGTAGTATATATTATTATAAATAAACTTAGCTGA
- a CDS encoding DUF5305 family protein — translation MIKVKINKNLRIGLISLLILFIAIASYFDYESTVPHIVLAGYQLKSEMTFTSQGLLKIYPVGESKFIGYTNVSKPLAYLGLSTYAYVINSILYNNASVVYNQTYYFLKLTKIMFLKFNVSNLNYKIYITTPYYSKLITQNLTHYGIIPINITSIYNLYRILENETEVYVEPTINVIINGSAVVSLNINGDVISVDFIKNTITSVVEKPSYGKLISLEEYPMSQLMVLYIYPNFYPNPLSENYSILLSVDNFNFTVEKGSSQNYIPLNISQLYSIAKNFTYTYNLTPTTPIIYLNFTARYPNFTFRPFIEIVDNNGMIQVQASNNSIISPVYKTIDDPINYLNLMYIILPSAILVYLLLFSQSISKTPLDIIMKKYRKLIVSVNDPSPHEKKIIRVNNFGDLLKLSQILAKPILAKENKLWVDNENLIYIYELT, via the coding sequence GTGATTAAGGTAAAGATTAATAAAAATTTAAGAATTGGACTTATTTCTCTCCTAATACTTTTCATTGCGATAGCATCTTATTTCGATTACGAAAGTACTGTTCCTCATATTGTTTTAGCTGGCTATCAACTCAAAAGTGAGATGACTTTCACATCTCAAGGTTTATTAAAGATTTATCCTGTTGGTGAGAGTAAATTTATAGGTTATACCAACGTCTCTAAACCTCTTGCTTACTTAGGTCTTTCTACCTACGCTTATGTCATAAATTCTATCTTGTATAATAACGCTAGCGTGGTTTACAACCAAACATACTATTTCCTAAAGTTAACGAAAATAATGTTTCTAAAGTTTAACGTTTCCAATCTAAATTACAAGATATATATAACAACACCTTATTATAGTAAGCTGATTACTCAGAATTTAACGCATTACGGGATAATACCGATAAATATAACCTCGATTTATAATCTATATCGTATTTTGGAGAACGAGACAGAAGTGTATGTAGAACCCACTATCAACGTAATTATCAACGGTTCAGCGGTTGTTAGTTTAAACATAAATGGAGATGTCATTTCTGTTGATTTTATTAAGAATACTATAACGAGTGTTGTGGAGAAACCATCCTATGGTAAGTTGATTAGCCTAGAAGAGTATCCCATGTCTCAACTTATGGTCCTTTACATCTATCCAAACTTCTACCCTAATCCTCTATCTGAAAACTATTCAATATTACTAAGTGTTGACAATTTTAACTTCACTGTAGAAAAAGGTAGTTCTCAGAATTACATTCCATTAAATATTTCACAACTCTATTCTATAGCTAAGAATTTTACATATACTTACAATTTAACTCCTACTACACCTATAATCTACTTAAATTTTACAGCGAGATATCCTAACTTTACCTTCAGACCTTTTATTGAGATAGTAGATAATAACGGTATGATTCAAGTTCAAGCATCTAACAATTCCATAATCTCTCCAGTCTATAAGACGATTGACGATCCCATAAACTACCTTAACTTAATGTACATTATACTGCCTTCGGCAATATTAGTTTACCTATTATTATTTTCACAAAGTATTTCTAAGACACCCTTAGATATTATTATGAAGAAATATAGGAAGCTAATAGTAAGCGTTAATGATCCATCACCTCATGAAAAGAAGATAATTAGGGTTAACAATTTCGGTGATCTGCTCAAATTATCACAGATTTTAGCTAAACCTATTTTAGCAAAAGAAAATAAATTGTGGGTAGATAATGAGAATTTAATCTATATATATGAGTTAACGTAA
- a CDS encoding sulfurtransferase TusA family protein yields the protein MSSLKIYKELDLTSSSCAGPIGELSSVVDELRDGEAVKVILGDEATKKDITLWSKKRGLKIVQESQEGNKYVLLIAK from the coding sequence ATGAGTAGTCTTAAGATATATAAGGAGCTTGATTTAACGAGTTCTTCTTGTGCTGGACCTATTGGTGAGTTGTCTAGTGTTGTTGATGAGTTAAGAGATGGTGAGGCTGTTAAGGTTATTTTGGGTGATGAGGCAACTAAGAAAGATATCACTCTGTGGAGTAAGAAGAGGGGTTTGAAGATCGTTCAAGAATCACAAGAGGGAAACAAGTACGTATTACTAATAGCTAAGTGA
- a CDS encoding VWA domain-containing protein — MKIEEEKTIIKIANILRRLGRKVGVDEVIDAINALKLIEDRDFETIKAILRATMIKDFVPNEDKQEKRSQEIENRYSVLGKVTDSPYLANEFYIYSPAKSKIKTVTFQIENNDIIKWSKIAKRLKEITLNYEGHRFKVKKNGELDMRRTIKDEIKYSLESPYLIKHRRKINKSDIVLLCDISGSMKDYIKEILLLSFFIKRVANKSEIFYFSTDVKRVTNFFQVGGINEIDIKKVISIVSYGSGTRIGEALYNLRKNHGELLFRKCSVIIFSDGWDLGELELLERELRNIKHRCKSIIWINPLMDKPSYTPDTKSIKIALKYADLMISPTILLKRIKLGKKEKVISLSY, encoded by the coding sequence TTGAAAATAGAAGAAGAGAAAACAATAATAAAGATAGCTAATATCCTCAGACGATTAGGGAGGAAAGTTGGAGTAGATGAGGTCATAGACGCAATAAATGCGCTAAAATTAATAGAAGATAGAGATTTTGAGACCATCAAAGCAATACTAAGAGCAACAATGATAAAGGATTTTGTGCCAAATGAAGATAAACAAGAAAAAAGAAGTCAAGAGATTGAAAATAGGTATTCTGTTCTGGGTAAAGTAACTGATAGTCCGTATTTAGCAAATGAGTTCTACATCTATAGTCCAGCTAAATCAAAAATTAAGACAGTTACATTCCAAATAGAAAATAACGATATAATAAAATGGAGTAAAATAGCAAAGAGACTTAAGGAGATTACGCTAAATTATGAAGGACATAGATTCAAGGTAAAGAAGAATGGAGAACTCGATATGAGAAGGACAATAAAAGACGAGATAAAATATTCGTTAGAATCACCATACCTTATTAAACACAGACGAAAAATAAATAAGTCAGATATAGTCTTATTATGCGATATATCAGGTTCAATGAAAGATTATATTAAGGAAATATTACTTCTCTCTTTCTTTATTAAAAGAGTTGCTAACAAATCTGAAATATTCTATTTTAGCACTGACGTAAAGAGAGTTACAAACTTCTTTCAAGTAGGTGGCATAAATGAAATAGATATAAAAAAAGTAATCTCTATTGTATCTTACGGAAGCGGAACGCGAATAGGAGAAGCGTTATACAATTTAAGGAAAAACCACGGCGAATTATTATTTAGAAAATGCAGTGTTATAATATTTAGCGATGGGTGGGATTTAGGTGAATTAGAGTTACTAGAAAGAGAGTTAAGAAATATAAAACATAGATGTAAATCTATAATCTGGATTAATCCTTTAATGGATAAACCTTCATATACACCGGATACGAAAAGTATCAAAATTGCTTTAAAATACGCTGATCTAATGATTTCTCCTACCATACTCCTTAAAAGAATAAAATTGGGAAAAAAAGAAAAAGTAATTTCACTTAGCTATTAG
- a CDS encoding AAA family ATPase — MLNSIDDLIRLLAENDYIIDRKSAVAVYLALKLEKPLLIEGPPGSGKTELAKVIAKILNLDLIRLQCYEGLDYSHALYEWNYPKQLLEIKMMMQVDENEAKKRIYSEEFLIERPLLKAIKSDRRVVLLIDEIDRADPEFEGFLLEFLGEFQVTIPELGTIRAKHKPFVFITSNKTRDLSDALKRRCLYLYLNYPNEERELEIVSRKVRGIDIEKARKAIKIVNSLRQDGEILHKPGIAETIDLANAINLLDVESEEDLRSLVVNVLLKDEEDIKHFEGIENRRRENNNKDS, encoded by the coding sequence ATGCTTAACAGTATAGACGATTTAATCAGACTGTTAGCTGAAAACGACTATATAATTGATAGAAAGTCAGCCGTAGCAGTATATCTAGCTTTAAAATTGGAGAAGCCTCTGTTAATTGAAGGACCACCAGGTAGTGGAAAAACGGAGTTAGCTAAAGTTATAGCTAAAATATTAAACCTAGACTTAATCAGATTGCAATGCTATGAAGGCCTAGACTACTCTCACGCTCTTTATGAGTGGAATTACCCGAAACAACTATTAGAAATTAAAATGATGATGCAAGTTGATGAGAATGAAGCAAAGAAGAGAATATATAGTGAGGAATTTCTAATAGAGAGACCCCTATTAAAAGCAATAAAAAGTGATAGGAGAGTAGTTTTATTGATTGATGAAATAGATAGAGCTGATCCTGAATTTGAGGGATTTCTACTAGAATTCTTAGGAGAATTTCAAGTAACTATACCAGAGTTAGGCACCATAAGAGCTAAGCATAAACCGTTTGTGTTTATAACATCTAACAAGACTAGAGACCTTTCAGATGCACTTAAAAGAAGATGTCTTTACCTTTATCTTAATTATCCAAATGAAGAAAGAGAGTTAGAGATAGTGAGTAGAAAAGTTAGAGGAATAGATATTGAGAAAGCTAGAAAAGCCATTAAAATAGTGAACAGTCTTAGGCAAGATGGAGAAATACTGCATAAACCTGGAATAGCTGAGACTATAGATCTAGCTAATGCAATCAACTTACTTGACGTGGAATCTGAAGAGGATTTGAGGAGTTTGGTGGTAAATGTTTTACTTAAAGATGAGGAAGACATAAAGCACTTTGAGGGGATTGAAAATAGAAGAAGAGAAAACAATAATAAAGATAGCTAA
- a CDS encoding aerobic carbon-monoxide dehydrogenase large subunit codes for MEETLPPTGVHGMGHKIRRKEDIRFLMGKGTYVDDIKLPNMTYLVFVRSPYAHAKIKKINVEKAKSIPGVIDIITGEELDKAGLSWIPTLMGDKMMVLPTDKVVFQGQEVVAIIAEDRYVAMDAANQVEIEYEPLDPVVDPKKALEPNSPIVRPDKKSNLVFRWEAGDKEATDKVFKEADVVVSQDFYYQRLHVAYMEPVGSIAHYDPVSGKLTLWMTTQAPHVVRTVFSLVTKIPENKIRIISPDIGGGFGGKVYVYPGYVVSAYASIKLGRPVKWINTRSEDMRSTAFARDFHIHGELAAKKDGTILGLRIKVISDHGAFYGDANPSKFPAGLFSICTGAYDIKTAYVEVTGAYTNKPAGGIAYRCSFRVTEASYTIERLVDILAHELGMDPAELRLKNFIPPEKFPYKSALGWTYDSGNYASALKKAMEKIGYYELRKEQEEKKKKGELMGIGISTFVEIVGAGPADLFDIVGIKMFDSAEIRIHPTGKVIARFGTRAQGQGHETTYAQIISEILGIPVEDIIVEEGDTDTCPYGLGTYASRSTPTAGAAAAVASRKILDKAKKIAAHLLEAREEDIVFEKGKFYVKGYPDKYKTIQDVALAAYTNPPPNIEAGLEAVTYYNPPNMTFPFGAYICVVDIDKGTGQVKVRKFVAVDDCGNIINPVIVDGQIMGALTMGFGTAFMEEIRYDENGNIYGGSFAEYLIPTAVETPKWELDKTITPSPHHPLGAKGVGESATVGSPAAFVNAVVDALWYLGVKHIDMPIWPWKVWKVLKEKGFASDE; via the coding sequence ATGGAAGAAACTTTACCACCAACAGGAGTTCACGGTATGGGACATAAGATAAGACGTAAAGAGGATATCAGATTTTTAATGGGTAAAGGGACATACGTTGACGATATAAAACTACCTAATATGACGTATCTAGTTTTCGTAAGAAGTCCTTACGCCCACGCTAAAATAAAGAAAATAAATGTCGAGAAGGCTAAGTCTATACCGGGAGTTATCGATATAATTACCGGAGAAGAGCTAGATAAGGCAGGACTATCATGGATCCCAACACTAATGGGAGATAAGATGATGGTACTGCCAACAGATAAAGTAGTATTTCAAGGGCAAGAAGTAGTAGCTATAATAGCAGAGGATAGATATGTGGCAATGGATGCGGCAAATCAAGTAGAAATAGAATATGAACCGTTAGATCCAGTAGTCGATCCTAAAAAAGCATTAGAGCCTAATTCTCCTATTGTTAGGCCAGATAAGAAATCTAATTTAGTATTTAGATGGGAAGCTGGTGACAAAGAAGCAACTGATAAGGTATTTAAAGAAGCGGATGTTGTAGTAAGTCAAGACTTCTACTATCAGCGTTTACATGTAGCCTATATGGAACCAGTTGGTTCAATAGCACATTATGATCCGGTTTCTGGAAAGTTAACCCTATGGATGACCACTCAAGCTCCTCATGTGGTTAGAACGGTATTTTCACTAGTGACTAAAATTCCCGAAAATAAAATAAGGATAATATCACCAGATATAGGAGGAGGTTTTGGTGGCAAAGTCTACGTTTATCCTGGATATGTAGTATCTGCTTATGCATCAATAAAATTAGGAAGACCAGTTAAGTGGATAAATACTAGGTCCGAGGATATGAGAAGTACCGCATTTGCAAGAGACTTTCACATTCATGGTGAGTTGGCTGCTAAAAAGGATGGTACTATCTTGGGACTTAGAATTAAGGTAATAAGTGATCATGGAGCATTTTATGGTGATGCGAATCCAAGTAAATTCCCAGCAGGCTTATTTAGTATTTGTACTGGGGCATATGATATAAAGACTGCATATGTTGAGGTTACTGGAGCTTACACTAACAAACCAGCAGGTGGTATAGCATATAGATGCTCATTCAGGGTAACAGAAGCCTCCTATACCATAGAAAGATTAGTTGATATCCTAGCCCACGAGCTAGGTATGGATCCTGCAGAGTTGAGATTAAAGAACTTCATCCCTCCAGAGAAGTTTCCATATAAATCAGCACTTGGCTGGACTTACGATAGTGGAAACTACGCTTCAGCGTTAAAGAAAGCAATGGAGAAGATAGGATATTATGAGTTAAGAAAGGAGCAAGAGGAGAAGAAAAAGAAGGGAGAGCTCATGGGCATAGGAATTAGCACTTTTGTGGAAATAGTAGGAGCTGGTCCAGCTGATCTGTTTGATATAGTGGGGATTAAGATGTTTGATAGTGCTGAAATTAGAATACATCCAACCGGAAAAGTCATAGCAAGATTTGGAACACGAGCACAAGGTCAAGGGCATGAAACAACATATGCTCAAATTATCTCTGAAATACTAGGTATTCCAGTTGAAGACATAATAGTAGAAGAGGGTGATACTGATACTTGTCCCTATGGTTTAGGTACCTACGCAAGTCGTAGTACACCTACAGCAGGTGCTGCCGCAGCTGTGGCTTCTAGAAAGATATTAGATAAGGCTAAAAAAATAGCAGCTCATCTACTTGAAGCTAGAGAAGAAGATATAGTATTTGAAAAGGGTAAGTTTTACGTTAAGGGATATCCAGATAAATACAAAACTATCCAAGATGTTGCACTTGCTGCGTATACTAACCCACCTCCTAACATTGAAGCTGGACTTGAGGCAGTAACATACTATAACCCACCGAACATGACATTCCCATTTGGAGCTTATATTTGTGTAGTGGATATAGATAAGGGAACCGGACAAGTTAAGGTAAGGAAATTTGTAGCTGTTGACGACTGTGGTAATATAATAAATCCAGTGATTGTCGATGGGCAAATAATGGGAGCGCTGACAATGGGTTTTGGTACAGCTTTCATGGAGGAGATACGTTATGATGAGAACGGAAATATTTACGGTGGAAGTTTCGCTGAATACCTAATACCTACTGCAGTTGAAACACCTAAGTGGGAATTAGATAAGACTATAACGCCATCTCCCCACCATCCTTTAGGTGCTAAAGGTGTTGGAGAATCCGCTACTGTAGGATCTCCAGCGGCGTTTGTGAATGCAGTGGTTGATGCTTTATGGTATTTAGGTGTTAAACATATTGATATGCCAATATGGCCATGGAAAGTCTGGAAAGTTCTTAAAGAGAAGGGATTTGCGTCTGATGAATAA
- a CDS encoding (2Fe-2S)-binding protein → MVQKVHVKIIINGKPYEADVEPRLLLVHFIREIAGLTGTHIGCDTTNCGACTVILNGKAVKSCTMFAVQANGKEVLTVEGLAKDGKLHPIQEGFWVKHGLQCGYCTPGMIMAAYQLLKRNPNPTEEEIRWGISGNLCRCTGYQNIVEAIKYAAEKMREVD, encoded by the coding sequence ATGGTTCAAAAGGTTCACGTGAAAATAATAATTAATGGAAAGCCATATGAGGCTGATGTAGAACCTAGGTTACTATTAGTACATTTTATTAGAGAGATTGCGGGACTAACTGGAACTCATATAGGATGTGACACAACGAATTGTGGTGCTTGTACGGTAATTCTTAATGGTAAAGCTGTAAAATCATGTACTATGTTCGCAGTTCAAGCTAATGGAAAAGAAGTACTAACTGTAGAGGGTTTAGCTAAAGATGGCAAATTACACCCAATACAAGAAGGATTTTGGGTTAAGCATGGATTGCAATGTGGTTATTGTACTCCCGGGATGATAATGGCTGCTTATCAATTACTTAAAAGGAATCCAAATCCTACGGAGGAAGAAATAAGATGGGGTATTTCTGGAAATTTATGCAGATGTACTGGTTATCAAAATATAGTTGAAGCCATAAAGTACGCAGCTGAGAAAATGAGAGAGGTGGATTAG
- a CDS encoding FAD binding domain-containing protein — MYPAPFDYYAPSELKEALELLSKYSEEAKVLAGGQSLIIAMKLRIVSPKYIIDVNNIPNLSYINESDGYLKIGALTRYSDLEFSDLIKSKYPLLHEAVKHIADPIVRNWGTVGGNVCYNHPGNNLPAVMLAYNAEFVATSLSGNRVIKAKDFFLGPFQTALRPDEILTEVRIPIPQPRNGGHYIKLERRVGDFAIVSTAVNLSLDYDGTVKEAGIAIGGAANNPVKVTKAEELLKGNKINDSLIKDVGKVVTEEITPVEEPFGPPGEYKKAMAGVLTVRAIKYSLRRALGGA, encoded by the coding sequence GTGTATCCTGCGCCGTTTGACTATTATGCTCCGAGTGAACTTAAGGAAGCATTAGAACTTCTTTCTAAGTATAGTGAAGAGGCTAAGGTATTAGCTGGGGGGCAGAGCTTGATAATAGCAATGAAATTGAGAATAGTCTCTCCTAAGTACATAATTGATGTGAATAATATTCCTAATCTCTCGTATATTAATGAATCTGATGGGTATTTAAAAATAGGTGCTCTTACTAGGTATTCCGATTTAGAGTTTTCAGATTTGATAAAATCTAAGTATCCATTACTTCACGAAGCTGTTAAGCATATAGCTGATCCAATAGTTAGGAATTGGGGAACAGTTGGAGGAAATGTGTGCTATAATCACCCAGGAAATAATTTACCCGCCGTAATGCTAGCATACAACGCTGAGTTTGTAGCTACTAGTCTGTCTGGGAATAGGGTTATTAAAGCGAAGGATTTCTTTTTAGGCCCCTTCCAAACTGCACTAAGACCAGATGAGATTTTGACTGAGGTAAGAATCCCAATTCCTCAACCTAGAAACGGAGGTCATTATATAAAATTAGAGAGAAGAGTTGGAGATTTCGCTATAGTCTCTACTGCAGTTAACTTATCCTTGGACTATGATGGTACCGTTAAGGAGGCTGGGATCGCAATAGGAGGAGCTGCTAATAACCCAGTTAAGGTAACTAAGGCTGAGGAGTTGCTTAAGGGAAATAAGATAAATGATAGTCTGATTAAGGATGTTGGAAAAGTAGTTACTGAAGAGATTACACCAGTCGAAGAACCATTTGGTCCACCCGGAGAATACAAGAAGGCAATGGCTGGAGTACTAACAGTAAGGGCAATTAAATATAGTCTGAGAAGGGCATTGGGAGGTGCTTAA
- a CDS encoding XdhC family protein, translating to MIYEEKSSSYFGHSYKFINRVRDLIENDEEFAIVEVIKTEGPSSLKPGNKLIVKSDGSFEGWIGGFCTKDEIIRYSLEAMENGQSIYVNLNTCHGGIVYLYIEPVISKKKLILVGNNPITYYIQKLGEMLGFTIIKLESTNELVKVKITRNTFAVVATMGEKDHEFAESLLNTGIRYIGVVAGKRRGEDLLSYLRHKGYKEEFLTRIKVPAGIDIRAISPEEIALSVLAEIVKISNTKDTTSKKEETEEVVDPVCGMTISKSVPYYSIFRDKTYYFCSKYCKDKFDNNPEIYVK from the coding sequence ATGATCTATGAAGAAAAGAGTAGTAGTTACTTTGGTCATTCTTATAAGTTTATAAATAGAGTTAGGGATTTGATTGAAAACGATGAGGAGTTTGCAATAGTTGAAGTAATAAAAACAGAAGGTCCTAGTTCATTAAAGCCCGGTAATAAATTAATAGTTAAGAGTGATGGAAGCTTTGAGGGATGGATAGGAGGATTCTGTACTAAGGATGAGATAATAAGGTACTCGTTAGAGGCCATGGAAAATGGCCAAAGCATATATGTGAATTTAAATACTTGCCATGGAGGAATTGTCTATCTATATATAGAACCAGTAATATCTAAGAAAAAGCTTATTTTGGTAGGAAATAATCCCATCACGTATTATATTCAGAAATTAGGTGAGATGCTTGGTTTCACTATAATAAAGTTAGAAAGTACAAATGAACTAGTAAAGGTAAAAATAACCAGAAATACCTTTGCTGTAGTAGCTACTATGGGTGAGAAAGATCATGAATTTGCGGAAAGTCTTCTAAATACCGGGATAAGGTATATTGGAGTTGTAGCTGGAAAGAGAAGGGGAGAGGATTTACTTTCGTATTTACGTCATAAGGGCTATAAAGAAGAGTTTCTTACCAGAATTAAAGTTCCTGCAGGAATAGATATACGCGCTATTTCACCTGAAGAAATAGCGTTAAGTGTATTAGCTGAAATAGTTAAGATTTCAAATACTAAAGATACGACTAGTAAGAAAGAGGAAACTGAGGAAGTTGTTGATCCTGTATGTGGGATGACTATCTCTAAGTCAGTTCCTTATTATTCAATTTTTAGAGATAAAACATACTATTTCTGTAGTAAATATTGTAAGGATAAATTTGATAACAATCCTGAAATATATGTTAAATAA
- a CDS encoding DMT family transporter — MSSSTTYLFIKWMIPVAIVWGLSYPLTKLITYYSSPMIVSVVRVAIASMFFIILGRGLSIGVKQFINGLFNFVGLLTFLNLGVYFSSNPGLVAVMIYTQPLFILLIEMFMGTRVKIKGIIGIILGVIGVTASAFLSFDLGLLFGILGGIVWAIGTVYYRRNLVKENLGKLNAFMSIASLPILLLLTPLGYHFSLSVINIGLLIALGLIAQVGGFYFWFNAVKYLGSVKASSGSLLVPIMAYVLSFAFFREIPTLIQIIGSAITLIGVYLTMTS, encoded by the coding sequence ATGTCGTCCAGTACCACGTATCTCTTTATAAAGTGGATGATTCCAGTGGCAATAGTTTGGGGCCTTTCGTATCCTCTAACTAAACTGATTACATATTATTCATCACCAATGATAGTGAGCGTTGTTAGAGTTGCAATAGCAAGTATGTTCTTCATTATATTAGGCAGAGGTCTTTCAATAGGTGTGAAGCAATTTATTAATGGTTTGTTCAATTTCGTGGGATTGTTAACCTTTTTAAATTTAGGCGTTTATTTTTCATCAAATCCTGGCCTAGTTGCAGTTATGATATATACTCAACCTCTATTTATCCTTTTAATAGAGATGTTCATGGGAACTAGAGTTAAGATTAAAGGAATAATTGGAATAATTTTAGGTGTAATAGGAGTAACAGCATCAGCTTTCCTATCATTTGACTTAGGATTATTATTCGGTATATTAGGAGGTATAGTATGGGCGATTGGTACAGTATATTATAGGAGGAATTTAGTGAAAGAAAATTTGGGGAAATTGAACGCATTTATGAGTATTGCATCATTGCCGATTCTATTACTCCTAACGCCCTTAGGGTATCATTTCTCGCTTAGCGTAATAAACATAGGATTACTGATAGCGTTAGGCTTAATTGCCCAAGTTGGGGGATTTTATTTCTGGTTTAACGCGGTCAAATACTTGGGAAGTGTCAAGGCTAGCTCAGGTTCGTTGTTGGTTCCAATTATGGCTTATGTATTGTCTTTTGCTTTCTTCAGAGAAATTCCAACACTGATTCAAATTATTGGTTCTGCAATAACGCTAATAGGAGTATACTTAACAATGACTAGCTAA